In Pseudomonas sp. ADAK18, a single window of DNA contains:
- the plsB gene encoding glycerol-3-phosphate 1-O-acyltransferase PlsB, producing the protein MTRSPFRRLVFGTLRRLLYLWVRSETINQSSLTLNLDRSRPVFYVLQSPSLTELAVVDTECTKAGLPRPVLPVSVGALLEPAAFFYLTPDPDWLGRQDKRGAPPTLTHLVNALTEHPEENAQIIPVSVFWGQSPDSESSPWKLLFADSWAVTGRLRRLLSILILGRKTRVQFSAPINLRELIEHNKGHERTVRMAQRILRVHFRNLKTAVIGPDLSHRRNLVKGLVNMPLVRQAILDEAEREKITPEKAKAQALRYGNEIASDYTYTAIRFLEVVLSWFWNKIYDGIKVNNIEGVQKVAQGYEVIYVPCHRSHIDYLLLSYLLFKNGLTPPHIAAGINLNMPVIGSLLRRGGAFFMRRTFKGNPLYTSVFNEYLHTLFTKGFPVEYFVEGGRSRTGRMLQPKTGMLAITLRSFLRSSRMPIVFVPVYIGYERVLEGRTYLGELRGASKKKESIFDIFKVIGALKQRFGQVAVNFGEPIKLAEFLDQEQPDWRAQELGPNYKPAWLNETTNRLGERVAQHLNEAAAINPVNLVALALLSTSRLALDDQAMARVLDLYLALLRKVPYSPHTTLPEGDGQALIKHVKDMQLLSEQSDALGKILYLDEQNAVLMTYYRNNVLHIFALPALLASFFQSSSRMNREQILRYTRALYPYLQSELFIRWSLDELDAVVDQWLDAFVEQGLLRFENAVYLRPAPSSRHFVLLTLLSKTIAQTLQRFYMAISLLLNSGQNSISAEELEDLCTVMAQRLSILHGLNAPEFFDKSLFRHFIQTLLEQDVLRRDEAGKLSYHPLLGELAEGAAKRVLPAEIRLSIRQVALHRSEELADKPAAPEETR; encoded by the coding sequence ATGACCCGTTCTCCATTTCGCCGTCTGGTATTTGGCACCTTGCGCCGACTGTTGTACCTCTGGGTTCGCTCGGAGACGATCAACCAGTCGTCCCTTACCCTGAATCTCGACCGCAGCCGACCGGTGTTTTATGTCCTGCAATCTCCATCCCTCACCGAATTGGCCGTGGTCGATACCGAGTGCACCAAGGCCGGCCTGCCGCGCCCGGTGCTGCCAGTATCGGTTGGCGCACTGCTGGAGCCTGCGGCGTTCTTTTACCTGACCCCGGACCCGGATTGGCTCGGTCGCCAGGACAAACGCGGCGCACCACCGACCCTGACCCACCTGGTCAATGCCCTGACCGAGCACCCCGAAGAGAATGCACAAATCATTCCGGTCAGCGTGTTTTGGGGCCAGTCGCCGGACAGCGAATCCAGCCCATGGAAACTGCTGTTCGCCGACAGCTGGGCCGTCACTGGCCGCCTGCGCCGGTTGCTGAGCATCCTGATCCTCGGCCGCAAGACCCGGGTGCAATTCTCCGCCCCCATTAACTTGCGCGAATTGATCGAGCACAATAAAGGCCACGAACGCACCGTGCGGATGGCCCAGCGGATCCTGCGGGTGCACTTTCGTAACCTGAAGACCGCCGTGATCGGCCCCGACCTGTCCCACCGCCGCAACCTGGTAAAGGGCCTGGTGAACATGCCGCTGGTGCGCCAGGCGATCCTCGATGAAGCCGAACGGGAGAAGATCACCCCGGAAAAAGCCAAGGCCCAGGCCCTGCGCTATGGCAACGAGATCGCCTCGGACTACACCTACACCGCGATCCGCTTTTTGGAAGTGGTACTGAGTTGGTTCTGGAACAAGATCTACGACGGCATCAAGGTCAACAACATCGAAGGCGTGCAAAAAGTCGCCCAAGGTTATGAAGTCATCTATGTGCCGTGCCATCGCAGCCATATCGACTACTTGCTGCTTTCCTATTTGTTGTTCAAGAACGGCCTGACCCCGCCGCACATTGCCGCGGGGATCAACCTGAACATGCCGGTGATCGGCAGCCTGCTGCGTCGTGGCGGGGCGTTCTTCATGCGCCGCACCTTCAAGGGCAACCCGCTGTACACCTCGGTGTTCAACGAATACCTGCACACCCTGTTCACCAAGGGCTTCCCGGTGGAGTACTTCGTCGAAGGTGGGCGTTCCCGTACCGGGCGCATGCTGCAGCCAAAAACCGGGATGCTGGCGATTACCCTGCGCAGCTTCTTGCGCTCCTCACGCATGCCGATCGTGTTTGTGCCGGTGTATATCGGCTACGAGCGGGTGTTGGAAGGCCGTACCTACCTGGGTGAACTGCGCGGTGCCAGCAAGAAGAAAGAGTCGATTTTCGATATCTTCAAGGTCATCGGTGCTTTGAAACAGCGCTTTGGCCAGGTCGCCGTGAACTTTGGTGAACCGATCAAGCTCGCCGAATTCCTCGATCAGGAACAACCCGACTGGCGCGCCCAGGAACTGGGACCGAACTACAAGCCGGCGTGGCTCAACGAAACCACCAACCGGCTCGGCGAGCGGGTGGCGCAGCACTTGAATGAAGCGGCGGCGATCAACCCGGTCAACCTGGTAGCGCTGGCGCTGCTGTCCACCAGTCGCCTGGCCCTGGATGACCAGGCCATGGCAAGGGTGCTGGACTTGTACTTGGCGCTGCTGCGCAAGGTGCCCTACTCGCCGCACACCACCTTGCCCGAAGGTGATGGCCAGGCCCTGATCAAGCACGTCAAGGACATGCAACTGCTATCGGAACAGAGCGATGCCCTGGGCAAGATTCTGTACCTGGACGAGCAGAACGCCGTCCTGATGACCTACTACCGCAACAACGTGCTGCACATCTTTGCCCTGCCGGCGTTGTTGGCCAGTTTCTTCCAGAGCAGCTCGCGCATGAACCGCGAACAGATCCTGCGCTACACCCGCGCGCTCTACCCGTACTTGCAGTCGGAGCTGTTTATCCGCTGGTCCCTGGACGAACTGGATGCGGTGGTCGACCAGTGGCTCGACGCCTTTGTCGAACAGGGCCTGCTGCGCTTTGAAAATGCCGTCTACCTGCGTCCGGCACCCAGCTCGCGGCACTTCGTGCTGTTGACGCTGTTATCCAAGACCATCGCCCAGACCCTCCAGCGCTTCTATATGGCCATCTCGCTGCTGCTCAACAGTGGCCAAAACAGTATCAGCGCCGAAGAACTGGAAGACCTGTGTACGGTCATGGCCCAGCGCCTGTCGATCCTGCACGGCCTGAACGCCCCCGAGTTCTTCGACAAGAGCCTTTTCCGACACTTCATCCAGACCCTTCTGGAGCAAGATGTGCTGCGCCGCGATGAAGCCGGCAAGCTGAGTTATCACCCATTGCTGGGCGAGCTGGCAGAAGGCGCAGCCAAGCGCGTGTTGCCGGCGGAGATTCGCCTGTCGATTCGCCAGGTGGCGTTGCATCGCAGTGAAGAGCTGGCCGACAAGCCGGCCGCCCCTGAAGAAACCCGCTAG
- a CDS encoding cold-shock protein: protein MTTRETGNVKWFNDAKGYGFIQREDGKDVFVHYRAIRGEGHRSLAEGQQVEYAVVSGEKGLQAEDVVGL from the coding sequence ATGACAACGCGCGAGACCGGCAATGTGAAGTGGTTCAACGACGCCAAGGGGTATGGCTTCATCCAGCGTGAAGATGGCAAGGATGTGTTTGTGCACTACCGCGCCATTCGCGGTGAGGGGCACCGTTCCCTGGCCGAGGGCCAGCAGGTGGAATACGCCGTGGTGAGCGGTGAGAAGGGCTTGCAGGCTGAGGATGTGGTGGGGTTGTAA
- a CDS encoding YbaY family lipoprotein — MKKIILLGLTALLGACHTMNPTPKASLDGEVFYLQRIALPPAATLSVSLQDVSLMDAPAVTLAEQKGPVKGQVPLPFHLSYDPAQVKPGHSYSVSARIELDGKLLFITTERHSVQLNGQDVQPLRLRVDAVAH; from the coding sequence ATGAAAAAAATCATCCTGCTGGGCCTGACTGCATTGCTGGGAGCCTGCCACACCATGAACCCTACTCCCAAGGCTAGCCTCGACGGCGAAGTGTTCTACCTGCAACGCATCGCCCTGCCACCGGCCGCGACCTTGAGTGTCAGCCTGCAAGATGTCTCCCTGATGGACGCACCTGCCGTGACCCTGGCCGAACAGAAAGGTCCGGTCAAAGGCCAGGTACCGCTGCCGTTTCACCTGAGCTACGACCCCGCCCAGGTCAAACCCGGCCATAGCTATTCGGTCAGCGCTCGCATCGAACTGGATGGCAAGCTACTGTTTATCACCACCGAGCGGCATTCGGTGCAGTTGAACGGCCAGGATGTCCAACCGTTGCGCCTGCGCGTTGATGCGGTCGCTCACTGA
- a CDS encoding putative RNA methyltransferase, whose amino-acid sequence MLACPICSAPLNEVDNGVTCPAGHRFDRARQGYLNLLPVQHKNSRDPGDNLAMVEARRDFLNAGHYAPVAKRLAQLAAERKPQRWLDIGCGEGYYTAQIADALLRADGYALDISKEAVKRACKRNPTLTWLIASMARVPLADASCQFLASVFSPLDWQEAKRLLSPGGGLMKVGPTSGHLMELRERLYDEVREYTDDKHLALVPEGMSLQHSETLEFQLSLADPKDRANLLAMTPHGWRASAERRAQVIEDPEPLLVTVSMRYDYFVLQ is encoded by the coding sequence ATGCTTGCTTGCCCCATTTGCAGTGCGCCGCTGAATGAAGTGGACAATGGCGTGACCTGCCCGGCCGGGCACCGTTTCGACCGGGCGCGCCAGGGTTACTTGAACCTGTTGCCGGTGCAGCACAAGAACAGCCGTGACCCGGGCGACAATCTGGCTATGGTTGAAGCCCGTCGCGACTTCCTCAACGCCGGGCATTACGCCCCGGTGGCCAAGCGGCTGGCGCAACTGGCCGCTGAGCGCAAACCTCAGCGCTGGTTGGACATCGGCTGTGGCGAGGGTTACTACACTGCGCAGATTGCCGATGCCCTGCTGCGCGCCGATGGTTATGCCCTGGATATTTCCAAGGAAGCGGTCAAGCGTGCCTGCAAGCGCAACCCGACGCTGACCTGGTTGATCGCCAGCATGGCCCGGGTGCCATTGGCCGATGCCAGCTGCCAATTCCTCGCCAGCGTGTTCAGCCCGTTGGACTGGCAAGAGGCCAAGCGCCTGCTCAGCCCCGGAGGCGGCCTGATGAAGGTCGGCCCGACCAGCGGCCACCTGATGGAGTTGCGCGAGCGTTTGTACGACGAAGTGCGCGAGTACACCGACGATAAGCACCTGGCCCTGGTGCCGGAAGGCATGAGCCTGCAACACAGCGAAACCCTGGAGTTCCAGCTCAGCCTGGCCGACCCCAAGGACCGCGCCAACCTGCTAGCCATGACGCCCCACGGCTGGCGCGCCAGTGCCGAGCGCCGGGCGCAGGTGATTGAGGACCCGGAGCCGCTGTTGGTCACCGTTTCGATGCGCTACGACTATTTCGTGCTTCAATAA